The Acyrthosiphon pisum isolate AL4f unplaced genomic scaffold, pea_aphid_22Mar2018_4r6ur Scaffold_21920;HRSCAF=25285, whole genome shotgun sequence genome contains a region encoding:
- the LOC103310130 gene encoding uncharacterized protein LOC103310130, translated as MYQARNHNFDLTTHIDLADTTPDVSLKDQLSVCLRYVDQGGSPNERLLDVVEVTDKTGYGLAKSIYETLIKHKLKTGNVAFQSYDCANSMSGVNKGAQRCFSELVGHTVPYIPCQAHRLNTFLEHGCKASHIIGNFIDILENIYVFFSASTKRSSNLMERMEKIEGSLKLKNLSKTRWTARAESIKAVWTSLEAIVDTLEYINNSNKSLEAKELNVCDAAALIKSTISSLQKIRSETENMNNLINSAKITAQSFGVDSEADFNRYHRTRKRPKQQFNLVLDTLINLTSSNLNVFVETIQPIYKILSVPLKVNTSQDFSEAFSLFSPMSVGAKLLDYDTAAAEWEILGHQCVNENLKCLDVLQKSEEVKHILPWANWFCRLSFTSPVTTASSERTFSKLKLIKHNLRSTMTSNRLSSLMILSCEKDIVDKLDIDSVVAKWSLAKQRRIHI; from the exons ATGTATCAGGCCCGCAATCACAATTTTGATTTGACCACGCACATAGA TTTAGCTGATACCACACCAGACGTTTCACTTAAGGACCAATTATCTGTTTGTTTGAGATATGTTGACCAAGGAGGATCACCAAATGAACGATTACTTGATGTTGTTGAAGTTACAGATAAGACTGGATATGGATTGGCTAAAAGTATATATGAAACTTTGATAAAACATAAACTAAAAACTGGAAATGTAGCATTTCAGTCATATGATTGTGCCAATAGCATGAGTGGTGTTAACAAAGGAGCTCAACGTTGTTTTTCTGAGTTAGTTGGACATACAGTTCCATATATTCCATGTCAAGCACACAGGTTAAATACTTTTCTAGAACACGGCTGTAAGGCTAGTCATATAATTGGAAATTTCATTGATATTCTTGaaaacatttatgtatttttctcGGCAAGTACAAAAAGATCAAGTAATTTAATGGAACGTATGGAAAAAATCGAGGGAAGTCTGAAGCTCAAAAATTTATCCAAAACTCGTTGGACAGCCAGAGCTGAAAGCATCAAAGCAGTGTGGACATCTTTAGAAGCAATTGTTGACACATTAGAATATATTAACAATTCAAata AATCTTTAGAGGCCAAAGAACTAAACGTGTGTGATGCAGCAGCTTTAATAAAAAGTACGATTTCATCATTGCAAAAAATTAGATCAGAAACAGAAAACATGAACAATTTGATAAACAGTGCTAAAATTACAGCTCAATCATTTGGAGTTGATTCAGAGGCAGACTTTAATCGTTATCACCGAACCAGGAAGCGACCTAA acaacagtttaatttagttttagatACATTGATTAATCTAacaagttcaaatttaaatgtttttgttgaAACTATTCAacccatatataaaatattaagtgttcCATTGAAAGTGAACACATCACAAGATTTCAGTGAAGCCTTTTCTCTTTTCTCACCTATGAGTGTTGGAGCCAAGCTCTTAGATTATGATACAGCTGCAGCAGAATGGGAAATACTGGGACACCAATGtgttaatgaaaatttaaaatgcttagatGTCCTTCAAAAATCGGAAGAAGTAAAACACATATTGCCTTGGGCTAATTGGTTTTGTCGCCTTTCATTTACTTCTCCAGTTACAACAGCTTCTAGTGAACGGACTTTTAGTAAGTTGaaacttataaaacataatttacgtTCTACAATGACTTCAAACCGTCTTAGCTCGTTGATGATATTGAGTTGTGAAAAAGATATTGTCGATAAATTAGATATAGATTCTGTTGTCGCAAAATGGTCTTTGGCCAAACAAAGaagaatacatatttaa